The following coding sequences lie in one Miscanthus floridulus cultivar M001 chromosome 9, ASM1932011v1, whole genome shotgun sequence genomic window:
- the LOC136482199 gene encoding barwin-like yields the protein MAAISGGRAALVVAAVLCAVAGMAAAQQASNVRATYHYYNPQQNNWNLNAVSAYCSTWDADKPLSWRQKYGWTAFCGPAGQKGQAACGKCIRVTNRATGASIVARIVDQCSNGGLDLDYETVFKKIDTDGQGYQMGHLNVNYQFVAC from the exons ATGGCGGCGATCTCCGGAGGACGGGCGGCGCTGGTGGTGGCCGCCGTCCTGTGCGCGGTGGCGGGTatggcggcggcgcagcaggcgtcCAACGTGCGGGCGACGTACCACTACTACAACCCGCAGCAGAACAACTGGAACCTCAACGCCGTGAGCGCCTACTGCTCCACGTGGGACGCCGACAAGCCGCTGTCGTGGCGCCAGAAGTACGGCTGGACTGCGTTCTGCGGGCCCGCCGGGCAAAAGGGCCAGGCCGCCTGCGGCAAGTGCATCCGG GTGACGAACCGTGCGACGGGCGCGTCCATCGTGGCGAGGATCGTGGACCAGTGCAGCAACGGCGGCCTGGACCTGGACTACGAGACGGTGTTCAAGAAGATCGACACCGACGGGCAGGGATACCAGATGGGACACCTCAACGTCAACTACCAGTTCGTCGCCTGCTGA